The Neobacillus sp. OS1-2 genome includes a window with the following:
- a CDS encoding CtsR family transcriptional regulator: MRNISDIIEKYLKQVLELSEEDLVEIKRSEIADKFQCVPSQINYVINTRFTIERGYIVESKRGGGGYIRIIKVQSHDLAHLIDHLMSLVQNRISQSSAEDVIVRLVQEEIITKREAKIMLSVIDRSVLYIDLPFRDELRARMLKAMLTSLKYK, from the coding sequence ATGAGAAACATCTCCGATATTATTGAAAAATACCTAAAGCAGGTTCTAGAACTAAGTGAGGAGGATCTGGTTGAAATTAAGCGGAGTGAAATCGCGGATAAATTTCAATGTGTGCCTTCACAAATCAATTATGTAATCAATACGCGTTTTACGATTGAAAGAGGATATATAGTTGAGAGTAAACGGGGCGGTGGTGGATATATTCGGATTATAAAGGTTCAATCCCACGATTTGGCCCATTTAATCGATCATTTGATGTCACTCGTTCAAAATCGGATTAGTCAATCAAGTGCGGAGGATGTCATTGTTAGACTTGTTCAAGAGGAGATTATTACAAAGCGTGAGGCGAAGATTATGTTAAGTGTCATTGATCGTTCCGTATTATATATTGATCTTCCATTCCGAGATGAACTAAGAGCAAGAATGCTAAAAGCCATGTTAACTTCTTTAAAATATAAATAA
- a CDS encoding UvrB/UvrC motif-containing protein yields MICQECNQRPAALHFTKIINGEKTEVHLCEKCAQEKGEMFILNGESGFAFNNLLAGLLNIDPTFQKPSQSPFHQEEILQCTQCAMTFPQFLEVGRFGCSHCYETFKDQLKPVLRRLHSGNWTHNGKIPKRIGGGIHLRKQIDELKGDLKESITHEEFEKAAEIRDEIRTLEKKLAESVEGGE; encoded by the coding sequence ATGATTTGCCAAGAATGCAATCAAAGGCCTGCAGCACTTCATTTTACAAAAATCATTAATGGTGAAAAAACAGAAGTGCATCTTTGTGAGAAATGTGCGCAGGAAAAAGGTGAAATGTTTATTTTGAACGGAGAGTCGGGTTTTGCGTTTAATAATTTATTAGCAGGTCTATTGAACATTGACCCCACTTTTCAAAAACCAAGCCAAAGCCCGTTTCATCAGGAGGAAATCCTTCAGTGCACGCAATGTGCTATGACATTTCCACAGTTTTTAGAGGTTGGCCGCTTTGGATGTTCACATTGTTACGAAACCTTTAAGGATCAGTTAAAGCCTGTTTTAAGGCGCCTTCATAGTGGGAACTGGACCCACAATGGGAAAATCCCTAAAAGAATTGGCGGTGGGATACATCTTCGGAAACAAATTGATGAGCTAAAAGGTGATTTAAAAGAGTCCATCACCCATGAAGAGTTTGAAAAAGCAGCGGAGATACGCGATGAAATACGTACATTAGAGAAAAAATTAGCCGAAAGCGTTGAGGGAGGGGAATAA